In the Diachasmimorpha longicaudata isolate KC_UGA_2023 chromosome 1, iyDiaLong2, whole genome shotgun sequence genome, one interval contains:
- the LOC135167384 gene encoding uncharacterized protein LOC135167384 → MVKLIDNRGKTVLARALLDSCSTVNLITQRFAQSLRLNTISCSVNIGAVDGLCTIAERYSQLEIRSNHNDFRQKLNFLIVPQIAERIPNELFPRQLFDIPKNLKLADPQFHLPRAVDLLIASNTMLSVLSVGRIKLRHKHSSIVIQKTRLGWIVAGGSEIATSSTNSPCNVVKLDKLIERFWVIEDFDHDPVRSRDEISCEQHYLTHTKRDVTGRYIVRLPFRDSKFSLGESRIQALKRFQALERKLSARASLRLEYTRVMEEYISLGHMALCDEIEGGCYLPHHAVIKESSETTKVRVVFDASAKTSTGISLNDTLLVGPTIQNTIFEQVLRFRVHRYVITADIEKMYRQILVHPEDRQFQKVLWTHHGQLRTFQLNTVTFGTASAPFLAVRTLQQLARDEAEHFPRASKLLLPDFYVDDFISGADSLDELLTIRDEMIALLARGGFKIRQWASNHCAVLNSIDKKFFDLDCLVRTDPIQKTLGIIWDAESDVLRYTIAQVNPNVSATKRKLLSELSKIFDPLGLLGPITLLAKTLIQDCWKAKITWDESLPQDIHSKWISLASQLPSLQDVVFSRQILIPNAVSIELHGFCDASINGYGACLYIKSQDSQGTVAIRLISSKSRVAPLKGVTIPRLELCAASVLKRLYVETRAQIEFSINQVYLWSDSTIVLCWLKKAPHLLRTFEANRVADIQTLGDEVIWKHIRSEDNPADALSRGQMPLEFLKNTLWTTGPEWLVHDQTQWPNSILPSNLQVPALKKGVCLLAEASPEAIYARFSNFERLTRVIARILRWKNSEISRSRTLSIEELQEAEYRILAMIQRERFSNELRKLATTHVSSESVRRRRTGTPFDQLHPFIDDKGILRVGGRLTQSELPFNRKHPILVPSKHLVTDMLIRRVHQSNYHAGIQTTLYILRSKYWIINGKDQIRKIVHSCLECIRQRPKFAHAQMADLPKFRVNEAPAFAKTGVDFFGSILIKEKKDRNRSFLKAYGCVFICMVSKAVHIELAIDLSTEGFLAAFRRFVSRRGVPEHMYSDNGTNFVGANRELDELYSLISNPEFEDTVGAYATSKRIRWHFNPPLSPHFGGIWEAAVKSFKHHLKRVLKDHKLTYEQLNTFLIEIEAILNSRPLCALSADPNDPIAIIPAHLLIGRPFNQLPERSFSSVAVNRLSIYNFITKAKQDFWNKWHKEYLHELQTRHKWQDSTAELQVGSVVLLMDDHLTCARWPLGVITEVFPGNDGVARVATIRTTNGTFKRNITRLCMLPIT, encoded by the coding sequence ATGGTCAAACTCATTGATAATCGTGGAAAAACCGTGTTAGCCCGTGCACTTTTAGATTCGTGTTCGACCGTGAATTTAATCACCCAACGTTTTGCGCAATCCCTTCGGTTAAACACCATTAGCTGTTCGGTTAACATCGGCGCGGTAGATGGTTTGTGTACCATTGCAGAAAGGTACAGTCAATTAGAAATACGATCGAATCACAACGACTTTaggcaaaaattgaattttttaatagtacCTCAGATCGCAGAGAGGATTCCCAacgaattatttccccgacaactatTCGATATCCCCAAAAATCTTAAGCTAGCCGACCCTCAGTTTCATCTGCCCAGAGCGGTCGATCTATTAATCGCGTCGAATACAATGTTGTCGGTGCTCTCGGTAGGGCGAATTAAACTCCGTCATAAACACTCTAGCATCGTGATTCAAAAGACCCGATTGGGATGGATCGTCGCCGGAGGATCCGAAATCGCAACGTCGTCCACTAACTCGCCGTGTAATGTCGTAAAACTTGACAAACTCATCGAACGTTTTTGGGTCATCGAAGACTTCGATCATGACCCAGTTCGATCTCGCGATGAAATCTCGTGCGAGCAACATTATTTGACGCACACCAAACGGGACGTCACGGGTCGCTATATAGTTCGTCTCCCATTCAGAGATTCGAAATTCAGTCTGGGAGAATCTCGCATACAGGCCCTCAAACGGTTTCAGGCGCTAGAGCGAAAACTCTCAGCTAGGGCTTCACTGAGACTGGAATACACCAGGGTGATGGAGGAGTACATTTCTCTCGGTCATATGGCTCTGTGTGACGAGATCGAGGGGGGATGTTATCTTCCTCACCATGCTGTCATCAAGGAGTCCAGTGAGACCACCAAAGTTCGAGTCGTGTTCGACGCCTCCGCGAAGACTTCTACGGGCATTTCCCTCAACGACACTCTTCTTGTCGGGCCCACGATCCAAAATACCATCTTTGAGCAAGTCCTTCGATTTCGCGTTCATCGGTATGTCATTACGGCTGACATTGAGAAAATGTACCGTCAGATTCTCGTCCATCCGGAAGATCGCCAATTCCAGAAGGTTTTATGGACCCATCACGGCCAACTTCGAACATTCCAGCTAAATACTGTCACTTTCGGGACAGCCTCGGCCCCCTTTCTCGCGGTTCGTACGTTGCAACAGCTTGCTCGGGACGAAGCAGAGCATTTCCCACGCGCTAGCAAACTCTTACTTCCCGATTTTTACGTCGATGATTTTATCTCCGGTGCAGATTCTCTCGATGAACTCCTCACCATCCGGGATGAAATGATAGCATTGTTAGCTCGCGGCGGTTTTAAAATTCGTCAGTGGGCATCCAACCACTGCGCGGTGCTTAATTCcatagataaaaaattcttcgacCTGGATTGTCTGGTCAGAACTGACCCAATTCAAAAAACCCTAGGTATCATCTGGGACGCCGAAAGTGACGTCCTTCGATACACCATTGCCCAAGTGAACCCGAATGTTTCCGCAACAAAACGGAAACTCCTCTCTGAACTATCCAAAATTTTCGACCCATTGGGTTTATTAGGTCCCATAACTCTTCTCGCGAAGACCCTCATCCAGGATTGCTGGAAAGCAAAAATCACCTGGGATGAGTCGCTTCCTCAAGATATCCATTCCAAATGGATATCATTAGCTTCTCAGCTTCCAAGCCTACAAGACGTGGTCTTCTCGCGTCAGATTCTGATCCCGAACGCTGTAAGCATCGAACTTCATGGATTTTGTGATGCGTCCATCAACGGCTACGGAGCCTGTCTGTATATTAAGTCCCAGGACTCTCAGGGCACTGTCGCGATTAGATTAATCAGCAGTAAATCTCGAGTAGCTCCTCTGAAGGGAGTCACAATTCCGCGTTTAGAACTTTGCGCAGCCTCCGTTCTCAAAAGGCTATATGTCGAAACTAGGGCTCAAATAGAATTTTCGATCAATCAGGTATACTTATGGTCGGATTCCACCATCGTGCTGTGTTGGTTAAAGAAAGCTCCTCATCTTCTGCGTACCTTCGAAGCGAACCGGGTCGCAGATATTCAAACTTTAGGAGATGAGGTTATCTGGAAACACATCCGATCCGAGGATAATCCCGCGGATGCCCTATCCAGGGGACAGATGCCTTtagaatttctaaaaaatacaCTCTGGACTACCGGGCCTGAATGGCTAGTCCATGATCAAACACAATGGCCGAATTCAATCTTACCTTCAAATCTCCAAGTTCCGGCATTAAAAAAAGGCGTTTGCCTCCTGGCTGAGGCATCCCCAGAAGCGATATACGCGcgattttccaattttgaaCGGCTTACACGGGTTATTGCGCGTATCCTCCgatggaaaaattcggaaatttcGCGTTCGAGAACCCTTTCCATTGAAGAGCTCCAAGAAGCCGAGTATCGCATCTTAGCTATGATCCAACGCGAACGATTTTCCAACGAGCTACGAAAGCTAGCCACGACCCACGTTTCCAGCGAATCAGTCCGACGGCGTCGAACAGGGACTCCTTTTGATCAATTACATCCCTTCATTGACGATAAGGGAATTCTACGGGTAGGCGGACGCCTTACCCAGTCGGAACTTCCGTTTAATCGGAAACACCCCATTTTAGTACCTAGTAAACACCTTGTCACTGATATGCTCATTCGCCGAGTTCATCAGTCAAACTATCACGCCGGGATTCAGACTACCCTGTATATCCTTCGATCCAAATATTGGATTATCAACGGCAAGGATCAAATcaggaaaattgttcattccTGTCTCGAATGCATCCGCCAGAGACCAAAATTTGCCCATGCTCAGATGGCAGATCTCCCAAAATTCCGTGTTAACGAAGCCCCAGCGTTCGCAAAAACAGGCGTCGACTTCTTCGGGTCAATTCTCATCAAAGAGAAAAAGGACCGCAATCGATCTTTTTTAAAGGCATACGGATGCGTTTTTATATGTATGGTGTCGAAGGCAGTTCATATCGAACTCGCCATCGACCTTTCGACAGAAGGCTTTCTAGCAGCCTTCCGTAGATTCGTTAGTAGAAGAGGAGTTCCGGAACACATGTACTCCGATAACGGCACGAACTTCGTCGGAGCGAATCGAGAACTCGACGAATTATACAGTCTTATTTCTAACCCCGAATTCGAAGACACTGTAGGCGCGTACGCGACGTCTAAACGTATCCGTTGGCACTTTAACCCACCATTATCTCCCCATTTCGGCGGGATTTGGGAGGCAGCCGTAAAGAGTTTCAAACATCATTTGAAACGTGTCTTAAAAGATCATAAATTAACGTATGAGCAATTAAATACTTTCTTAATAGAAATCGAAGCGATATTAAATTCCCGACCATTGTGTGCTCTTTCGGCTGATCCCAATGATCCCATAGCTATAATCCCAGCACATTTGCTCATTGGTCGTCCCTTCAATCAATTACCCGAACGATCTTTTTCCTCAGTTGCAGTTAATCGCTTGTCCATTTATAATTTCATCACCAAGGCCAAACAGGACTTTTGGAATAAATGGCACAAGGAGTATCTGCACGAACTGCAAACTCGTCACAAGTGGCAGGATTCCACAGCTGAGCTCCAGGTGGGGTCAGTGGTGCTTTTGATGGATGATCACCTTACTTGTGCTCGATGGCCATTGGGAGTTATCACTGAGGTGTTTCCTGGCAATGACGGAGTCGCCCGGGTGGCCACCATCAGGACCACCAATGGAACGTTTAAGCGCAACATCACCAGATTGTGCATGTTGCCGATAACTTAG